Proteins encoded within one genomic window of Formosa agariphila KMM 3901:
- a CDS encoding DUF2795 domain-containing protein — protein MYWTLELASYLSDAPWPATKDELIDYAIRTGAPLEVVENLQSIEDEGDSYDSIEEIWSDYPTDEDYLWNEDEY, from the coding sequence ATGTATTGGACATTAGAATTAGCATCATATTTAAGTGATGCGCCTTGGCCAGCTACTAAAGATGAGCTGATTGACTACGCGATTAGAACTGGAGCACCTCTTGAAGTTGTAGAAAATTTACAATCCATTGAAGATGAAGGCGATTCGTACGACTCAATCGAAGAGATTTGGTCAGATTATCCTACAGATGAGGATTATCTCTGGAACGAGGATGAATATTAG
- a CDS encoding ABC transporter ATP-binding protein, whose protein sequence is MDNVIEITNIIRDFKLGQETVHVLKGIDLTIKRGDYIAIMGPSGSGKSTLMNLLGCLDTPTAGTYILNGKDASKMTDDELADIRNTEIGFVFQTFNLLPRTTALDNVALPMVYAGYSKADRTKRAEEVLTEVGLADRMDHKPNQLSGGQRQRVAVGRALVNKPSIILADEPTGNLDSKTSVEIMGLFDTIHKQGNTVILVTHEEDIAEHAHRIIRLRDGLIESDTRNEKITIPA, encoded by the coding sequence ATGGATAACGTCATAGAAATAACCAATATTATTCGCGATTTTAAACTCGGCCAAGAAACTGTTCATGTTTTAAAAGGTATTGATTTAACCATTAAACGTGGCGATTACATCGCTATTATGGGGCCATCTGGTTCAGGAAAATCAACGTTAATGAATTTGCTTGGGTGTTTAGATACGCCTACCGCAGGAACATATATTTTAAACGGTAAAGATGCCAGTAAAATGACCGATGATGAATTGGCTGATATCCGAAATACAGAAATTGGTTTCGTTTTCCAAACCTTCAACTTACTTCCAAGAACAACCGCTCTTGACAACGTGGCTTTACCAATGGTATATGCGGGCTATTCTAAAGCAGACCGTACAAAACGTGCCGAAGAAGTTTTAACAGAAGTAGGTCTAGCCGATAGAATGGACCATAAACCCAATCAGCTTTCTGGAGGACAAAGACAACGTGTGGCTGTTGGTCGTGCGCTTGTAAACAAACCTTCAATAATTCTAGCCGATGAACCTACAGGGAATTTAGATTCTAAAACCTCTGTTGAAATTATGGGATTATTCGACACCATTCATAAGCAAGGAAATACAGTAATATTGGTTACACACGAAGAAGATATTGCCGAACATGCACATAGAATTATTCGTTTACGCGACGGACTTATTGAAAGCGATACTAGAAACGAAAAAATTACAATTCCGGCTTAA
- a CDS encoding cob(I)yrinic acid a,c-diamide adenosyltransferase → MKIYTKTGDKGTTALFGGTRVPKHNIRIDSYGTVDELNSYIGLIRDQDINPAYKDVLIIIQDRLFTVGAMLATPPEKAILKNGKERLNIPKIDDANVTLLETEMDTMNAELPPMTHFVLPGGHQTVSFCHIARCICRRAERLASELNEIEPLDPQTLIYLNRLSDYLFVLARKLSNDLHADEVKWIPEKH, encoded by the coding sequence ATGAAAATTTATACTAAAACAGGAGACAAAGGCACAACCGCTTTATTTGGAGGTACGCGGGTGCCCAAACATAACATCAGAATTGATAGTTATGGTACTGTAGACGAACTTAACTCATACATTGGTCTTATTCGCGACCAAGATATTAATCCAGCCTATAAAGATGTTTTAATAATTATACAAGACCGATTATTTACCGTTGGTGCCATGTTAGCAACGCCACCAGAAAAGGCCATTCTTAAAAACGGAAAAGAGCGATTAAATATTCCAAAAATAGACGATGCCAACGTTACGCTTCTAGAAACAGAAATGGATACTATGAATGCCGAATTACCGCCAATGACGCATTTTGTGTTACCTGGCGGACATCAAACCGTGTCATTCTGTCATATTGCACGCTGTATTTGCCGCAGAGCAGAGCGCTTAGCATCAGAATTAAACGAAATTGAACCTCTAGATCCGCAAACACTAATTTATTTAAACCGTCTTTCTGACTACCTTTTTGTATTGGCACGAAAGTTGTCTAATGACCTACATGCAGATGAAGTGAAGTGGATTCCTGAAAAGCATTAA
- a CDS encoding O-methyltransferase — protein MFYQISQYFNFLKRSTNQHGVHSPFVYNLVTKCFYSKTNSADYTLISNYKKTLLKNNTVIEITDLGTGSMYTKNNNRSIKSIAKNSGAAIKRAKLLYHLANYFKFNNSLELGTSLGISTHAIALGNTNGKITSIEGCPKIAQFTSQNLKDKKITNAEILIGDFSKVIPKLHQDAFDFILFDGNHNKQATLDYFDLLLPKIHNDTVFIFDDIYWSKGMTEAWDMIKQHPKVTVTIDTFQYGFVFFRTEQVKEHFTIRL, from the coding sequence GTGTTTTATCAGATATCACAATATTTTAATTTTTTAAAGCGCTCTACAAATCAGCATGGGGTGCACTCCCCTTTTGTTTATAATCTCGTTACAAAATGTTTTTACAGTAAAACAAATTCTGCGGATTATACTTTAATTTCTAATTATAAAAAAACGCTTTTAAAGAATAATACGGTAATTGAAATTACAGATTTAGGCACAGGTTCAATGTATACTAAAAACAATAACCGTAGTATAAAAAGTATTGCTAAAAACTCTGGAGCAGCTATAAAGCGTGCTAAATTATTATACCATTTAGCTAATTATTTTAAGTTTAACAACAGTTTAGAATTAGGCACATCCTTAGGTATCTCTACACACGCTATTGCTTTAGGAAATACAAACGGTAAAATCACTTCAATTGAAGGTTGTCCTAAAATTGCCCAATTTACAAGCCAAAATTTAAAAGACAAAAAAATTACTAATGCTGAAATCTTAATCGGAGATTTCAGTAAAGTAATTCCTAAATTACATCAAGATGCATTCGATTTCATTTTATTCGATGGCAATCATAATAAACAAGCAACTTTAGACTATTTCGATTTATTATTACCAAAAATTCATAACGACACCGTATTTATTTTTGATGACATTTATTGGTCTAAAGGCATGACTGAAGCTTGGGACATGATTAAACAACACCCTAAAGTAACAGTGACTATTGATACATTTCAATACGGGTTTGTCTTTTTTAGAACCGAGCAAGTCAAAGAACATTTCACTATCAGATTATAA